The genomic segment GGTAACCGCTGGTCTCCCTTGTCTCATCAAGTAAAAGACTTTCTGGCGCGAAACCAAGTACCTTACCAATGGTTAGATATTGAACTGGAGAATGAAGCGGCCCAGCTGTTGGAATATGCCGAAGCCGATGGCAAGCAACAACTGCCATTAGTTTTGTTTCCTGATGGTTCCCGCCTAATTCAACCCTCGAATCTAGCGATCGCGGAAAAGATTGGCTTACAAACCCAAGCAGAACGCCCTTTCTACGACCTGGCTATTATTGGTGGAGGGCCCGCAGGGTTAGCCGCTGCGGTTTACGGAGCCTCAGAAGGACTCAGCACCGTCATGATTGAGCGCCAAGCCCCAGGCGGACAGGCAGGTTCCAGTTCCCGCATTGAGAATTATTTAGGATTTCCGGTGGGCTTAAGTGGGGCAGACTTGGCACGGCGAGCGGTAGCCCAAGCACGGCGATTTGGGGTAGAAATTCTCACTCCTCAAGAAGTAACAGGAGTCCAGATCACTGATCCCTACCGAATTCTGCATTTGGCTGACGGCAGCGAAATCAGTTGTCACGCGCTGTTAGTAGCAACCGGAGTTTCTTATCGCAAACTGGATGTGCCAGGGATGGATCAGCTCACTGGGGCAGGTGTCTACTACGGAGCTGCGATGACCGAAGCGATCGCTTGTCAAGGTGAAACTGTTTATATCGTGGGCGGTGCCAACTCCGCTGGACAAGCCGCGATGCACTTCTCTAAATATGCCCTCGAAGTCGTGATGTTGGTGCGATCGCCATTAACGAAAAGTATGTCGCAGTACTTAATTGACCAGATAGAAGCGACAAATAACATCAAAGTTTGTGTAGGTTGCACCGTTGAAGAAGTCAAAGGCGACAAAAACCTAGAGGCGATCGTCATCAAAAACATTCACACAGGCGAGAGCGAAACCGTCGAAGCTGCCTCTTTGTTTATCTTTATCGGGGCGATGCCTAAAACCGATTGGCTAGAGGGTGTAGTGGAGCGAGATGAACGAGGATTTATCCTGACTGGGCCTGACTTAATTTGCGATGGCAAGCCTCCCAAAGGTTGGAATCAAGATCGATCTCCTTTTCTCTTGGAAACCAGTGTTCCAGGCATTTTTGCCGCTGGAGATGCGCGATATAACTCCATCAAGCGGGTGGCATCGGGTGTGGGCGAAGGATCGATCGCGGTGCAATTCATCCATCGTTATTTGAGTAAGGTGTAGCGCTGTGAACCGCAAGTTGTGCATTGAAGACCTACTCAGATTAGAGCCGTTTCAGCAGCTCTCTCAAGCGCGATTGGAGTGGGTGTGCGATCGCACTCAGGTTGTGGAAGTACAGATGGGAGAAGCACTCGTTGAAGAGGGAGGCCCCCATCGAGGCTTGTTTATCTTAGTCAAGGGCCAGATGGCAGTTGTGCGCCGTACCGAAGGAGTAGAAATTCCCCTGGGGCGACATCAAGCGCCCGCCTTCTTCGGGGAAATTCAAGTCCTGACCGATGATCTTGCTCCTGTGACGCTGCGAGCATTGAGCGATTGTTATCTGCATGAACTTGAGGCCAATGACTTTCTCACCCTGCTACACGAATGCCGAACCTTTGAGCGGATGGTATTTCGCATTATGGAAAAGCGGTTGCGTGGGTTAGAGTCCTTCATCCGAGGTCGAGAGAAAATGGCAGCCTTAGGCACTCTGGCCGCAGGTCTAGCTCACGAACTCAACAATCCAGCCGCCGCTCTGGTACGGGCATTGCGCGAGATGCCCCCAGCTATTCTAGAACTCCAGCGCATGAACTTAGTCTACGGCCAACGCCAAGTGGACGATGCTCATACTCAACAGTGGTTACAAGCGCGAGACGCAGGCTATGACTTGATTCTCAACAATCGCGTAGATGCTGTGACCTTGAGCGATCGCACAGATCTCTTGGAAAACTGGCTAGAAGACTATGGCGTTACCCAGGCTTGGAAACTGGCAGAACCCCTCGCAGAAGGAGGTATTGAGACTGAAACGTTAGACCAACTGATGGCACGTTGGCGAGATGATCCGACTGAACTGCGCGAGATTGGGTTGCACTGGCTATCACTTTCATTTGAGGTGATATCTATGATCAAACATGGTCTGCGGGGAGCAGAGCGAATTTCGGAACTGGTGCAAGCAATGAAGTCCTACTCCTACCTAGATCAAGGTACTCAGCAAGAAGTAGATGTGCATCAAGGATTAGAGGATACACTGCGACTGTTTGCTCACAAACTCAAGCAGTGTATCCAAGTTCAACGGTGTTACGATAAACAGCTTCCCAAGTTGCTGGCTTACGGCAGCGAACTCAATCAGGTATGGACAAATCTAATCGATAACGCCATTGATGCCATGAACGGCACCGGATTACTAACCATTACGACTCAGCACAAAGGCCATTCTATCCGTGTTGACATCACAGATTCTGGCAATGGTATTCCACCTGAACTTCAGTCACGTATCTTTGAGCCATTCTTCACGACCAAGCCAGTAGGCAAAGGATCAGGGCTGGGCTTGGAAGCCGTACGACGCATTGTCGAAAATCGGCATCGAGGCACGATTTTGGTTGAATCGCAGCCAGGAAAAACTTGCTTTAGTATTTGCTTACCC from the Trichocoleus desertorum ATA4-8-CV12 genome contains:
- a CDS encoding FAD-dependent oxidoreductase → MGKPVILTVDDDPDVLQTVSRDLRHQYGDRFRVVRADSGSAALEALEQLKLRNEFVALFLVDQRMPQMSGVEFLEQALDLYPKSKRALLTAYADTDAAIRAINSIQIDYYLLKPWDPPEERLYPILDDLLDDWFASFRPPFEGIRVVGNRWSPLSHQVKDFLARNQVPYQWLDIELENEAAQLLEYAEADGKQQLPLVLFPDGSRLIQPSNLAIAEKIGLQTQAERPFYDLAIIGGGPAGLAAAVYGASEGLSTVMIERQAPGGQAGSSSRIENYLGFPVGLSGADLARRAVAQARRFGVEILTPQEVTGVQITDPYRILHLADGSEISCHALLVATGVSYRKLDVPGMDQLTGAGVYYGAAMTEAIACQGETVYIVGGANSAGQAAMHFSKYALEVVMLVRSPLTKSMSQYLIDQIEATNNIKVCVGCTVEEVKGDKNLEAIVIKNIHTGESETVEAASLFIFIGAMPKTDWLEGVVERDERGFILTGPDLICDGKPPKGWNQDRSPFLLETSVPGIFAAGDARYNSIKRVASGVGEGSIAVQFIHRYLSKV
- a CDS encoding cyclic nucleotide-binding domain-containing protein, whose product is MNRKLCIEDLLRLEPFQQLSQARLEWVCDRTQVVEVQMGEALVEEGGPHRGLFILVKGQMAVVRRTEGVEIPLGRHQAPAFFGEIQVLTDDLAPVTLRALSDCYLHELEANDFLTLLHECRTFERMVFRIMEKRLRGLESFIRGREKMAALGTLAAGLAHELNNPAAALVRALREMPPAILELQRMNLVYGQRQVDDAHTQQWLQARDAGYDLILNNRVDAVTLSDRTDLLENWLEDYGVTQAWKLAEPLAEGGIETETLDQLMARWRDDPTELREIGLHWLSLSFEVISMIKHGLRGAERISELVQAMKSYSYLDQGTQQEVDVHQGLEDTLRLFAHKLKQCIQVQRCYDKQLPKLLAYGSELNQVWTNLIDNAIDAMNGTGLLTITTQHKGHSIRVDITDSGNGIPPELQSRIFEPFFTTKPVGKGSGLGLEAVRRIVENRHRGTILVESQPGKTCFSICLPLVMSLGNSSSPKT